A window from Culex pipiens pallens isolate TS chromosome 3, TS_CPP_V2, whole genome shotgun sequence encodes these proteins:
- the LOC120418256 gene encoding breast cancer metastasis-suppressor 1-like protein: MAPVKNEGESDGDMSGAESDHSASSRARSAHDSSAEEADEPDSDDSSEMSEGECERRRSDCLDNLTNLEKQFTILKEQLYKEKMNQVDQQLQDIRGGRSQEYLAPLQRLSDQMNSRKEVAEILKNFRMDNIRHKFESELQAARQHFESEKQLAMDAIYEELMEKIRRLEEDRHNVDISWADWGTSTRTSKVRGPGRKKAVTVSGPYVVYMLREEDILEDWTAIRKALKRSTAAAT; encoded by the exons ATGGCTCCAGTGAAGAATGAGGGCGAAAGTGACGGCGACATGTCCGGGGCCGAGTCGGACCACTCGGCCTCGAGCCGTGCTCGATCCGCTCACGATTCCTCGGCGGAAGAGGCGGACGAGCCCGATTCCGATGATTCGTCCGAGATGAGCGAGGGCGAGTGCGAACGGCGTCGGTCCGACTGTCTGGACAATCTCA CAAACCTCGAAAAGCAATTCACGATCCTGAAGGAACAactgtacaaagaaaagatgaATCAGGTGGACCAGCAGCTGCAGGACATCCGGGGCGGTCGGTCGCAGGAGTATCTGGCGCCACTGCAGCGGCTTTCGGACCAAATGAACAGTCGCAAAGAGGTGGCGGAAATCCTCAAGAACTTCCGAATGGACAACATCCGGCACAAGTTTGAGTCGGAACTGCAGGCAGCACGACAGCATTTCGAG AGCGAAAAGCAACTTGCCATGGACGCCATCTACGAGGAGCTGATGGAGAAGATTCGAAGACTCGAGGAGGACCGCCACAACGTGGACATTTCATGGGCCGACTGGGGCACCAGCACACGAACGTCAAAGGTACGAGGCCCGGGCCGCAAGAAGGCCGTTACCGTGTCAGGACCTTATGTCGTTTATATGCTGCGCGAAGAGGACATCCTCGAGGACTGGACGGCGATAAGAAAGGCGTTGAAACGTTCGACGGCGGCAGCTACCTGA
- the LOC120418257 gene encoding probable 39S ribosomal protein L49, mitochondrial, whose product MMARALFRSLQQNKPSNWSNLLRSAAAPNVDSVRQSSFRSSEPVGDLGQFPEVEVVRNPPEWKHVERLLAPRIVPKPLAQADYPSGWKPPMAATVDKKYFVARTKNFMLPVYLRRSFRGQRIVTAVRRIDGDIWLLEAELRYLIEKKLNKQIITRVNEMNGQIEFKGDFVTIVEGFLAEKGF is encoded by the exons atgatGGCCCGTGCGCTGTTCCGTTCGCTGCAGCAAAATAAACCTTCTAACTGGAGTAACCTACTCCGGAGTGCAGCG GCTCCAAATGTGGACTCTGTGCGACAGTCATCGTTCCGTTCCTCCGAACCCGTGGGAGATCTGGGCCAGTTTCCGGAAGTTGAGGTCGTGAGGAATCCACCGGAATGGAAGCACGTCGAGCGGTTACTTGCTCCCCGGATCGTCCCGAAGCCGCTGGCACAGGCAGACTATCCATCCGGGTGGAAACCTCCCATGGCCGCAACGGTAGACAAGAAATACTTTGTCGCACGTACGAAAAATTTTATGCTTCCGGTGTACCTGCGACGTTCGTTCCGTGGCCAACGCATCGTGACGGCGGTGAGACGCATCGACGGGGACATTTGGCTGCTGGAAGCGGAGCTGCGGTATTTGATCGAGAAGAAACTCAATAAACAGATTATCACACGGGTTAACGAAATGAACGGCCAGATTGAGTTCAAGGGAGATTTCGTGACGATTGTTGAGGGTTTTCTGGCGGAGAAAGGTTTCTAG